The genomic region GAGACCTCAGAAGAAAGAACAGAAGAGAGTTCAGGCAATGATCAACGAGATGGAAGTCGGAGATACAGTACTGACAACAGGCGGATTTTACGGTGTACTGATCGATATCAGTGATGAAGATGTAATCGTAGAATTCGGAAGCAACAAGAACTGCCGTATTCCAATGCAGAAAGCAGCAATCGCACAGGTTGAAAAAGCATCTGCAGAATAAAATGCAAAAGAATGGAGAATCTGTATAATGTGCAGGTTCTTCTTTTTTATACAAAAATATGTAAGAGGGATCAGAATGCCAACGTCAGTTCCTCCACATCTTTTAGTGCCCAAAAGGTAAAATTGTGCCTGGAAAAATGCGAAATAAAGCGATATTGTTCGTATAAATATACACAAATTGCACAAAATTGCATACAAGGGCGATTTTGAAAACGATTATCAGAATAA from Dorea longicatena harbors:
- the yajC gene encoding preprotein translocase subunit YajC translates to MFSLAAQSSSGTSWVILIVVYAVIFGGFYMIFMRPQKKEQKRVQAMINEMEVGDTVLTTGGFYGVLIDISDEDVIVEFGSNKNCRIPMQKAAIAQVEKASAE